The Amycolatopsis methanolica 239 nucleotide sequence GCTGCCGATCCAATTCACCTCGTGCGGGATCGTCTTCGCATCGGTGTCCACGCCCAGCCGCGGCCGCAGCGACTCGACCCGCAACGCGTCGAACGCCCACGTGCCCGCCGGGCGGGCGCCCGCGTCGGTGATGCGGCGCCACCAGTCGGCCAGCTCGCCGCGCGGCACGGCGAGGTCCACGCTGGACCGTCCGGGCCAGGGCATGCGCCGGGCGAAGCCACGGCCTACCGGCACGACGGAGTACGGCTCGACGCCCAGTTCGATGTCCAAAGCGGACAGCACCCGGCCGGCTTCGGGGCCGAGCACGGTGAGGATCGCCAGCTCGTCGCTGACGTCCTCGATCTCCACCTGGGACCAGAACTTCATCGCTTCGAGGTACTCGCGCAGGGTCTGCTTGCCGCCCTTGGGCAGCGCGCTGGTTGCCTCCGGCCCCGGGTCGGTGTCCAGGTACACGGCGTCCCCGACGTGCGCGAGGACCATGTGCGTGTCGACGTGCCCCTGGCTGTCCAGCACCAGCGCCTCGGTGCCGGTGCCCTCGGCCAGCTCGGTGACGTGCTGCGAGATCACCAGGTGCAGCCAGGACAACCGCTCCGGGCCGGTCACCTCCAGCACCTCGCGGTGCGAGCGGTCGACGACGGCGACGCTGCGCGCGGCGGTGCGCTGCTCGGCGAACGGGTCGCCCCAGTGCCAGGGCACGCCCTGCTCGGGGTGGTCGTCCGGCGGCGCGATGGCGCCCGGCGCGGCGAGGAGCGGAGAAACGAGCGGCATACCCCGATGTTAGGTGAGTACGGTGACCGCATGCGCGTACTCGCTTTCCTGAACGGGAACCTGGCCGATCCGGACGAACCGCACATCCGGGTCGAAGACCTCGGCCTGATGCGCGGCGACGGCGTCTTCGAAACGGTCCTGGTAGCCGACGGGAAGGCACGCGAGTTGCGCCCGCACCTGGACCGGATGGCGCGGTCGGCGTCCATGCTGGACCTGCCGGAGCCGGACGACGCTGCGTGGCAGCGGGCCACGCAGGCCGTGATCGACAACTGGTCCGGCAGCCGCGAGTTCGCGCTGAAGCTCGTGTACACCCGCGGAACCGACCCCGAGGGCGAGCCGACGGCCTTCGCGCTCGGGATCGAAATCGACCCGAAGGTGTTGCGCGCCCGCGAAGAGGGGGTCGCCGTGGTGACCCTGGAACGCGGCATCGACCCGGGGCTGGCCGAGCGCGCGCCGTGGCTGCTGCTGGGCGCCAAGTCGCTGTCCTACGCGGTCAACATGGCCGCCGTGCGGGAGGCCGCCCGCCGCGGCGCGGACGACGTGATTTTCACCGCGAGCGACTTGAACTCCGTGCTGGAGGGCCCGACCTCGAACGTCATCGTGGCGCGCGGCGGCACGCTCTACACGCCGCCGGCCGGCATCGGCATCCTGCCCGGCACCACGCAGGCCGCGGTGTTCCGCGCCGCCGAGCGGGCGGGCTGGTCGACCAAGATCGAGATGGTCCGTACCCCCGACCTGCACAGCGCCGACGGGGTGTTCCTCGCGTCCTCGGTGCGGAAGCTGACACGCGTGCACACCCTGGACCACCAGCCACTGCGCGACTCCTCGGCGATCCACGCCGAGCTGGCGCAGGCCTACG carries:
- a CDS encoding YgfZ/GcvT domain-containing protein: MPLVSPLLAAPGAIAPPDDHPEQGVPWHWGDPFAEQRTAARSVAVVDRSHREVLEVTGPERLSWLHLVISQHVTELAEGTGTEALVLDSQGHVDTHMVLAHVGDAVYLDTDPGPEATSALPKGGKQTLREYLEAMKFWSQVEIEDVSDELAILTVLGPEAGRVLSALDIELGVEPYSVVPVGRGFARRMPWPGRSSVDLAVPRGELADWWRRITDAGARPAGTWAFDALRVESLRPRLGVDTDAKTIPHEVNWIGSAAHVAKGCYRGQETVAKVFNVGRPPRRMVLLHLDGSPEIYPETGDPVKLGERVVGRVGSVAQHHELGPIALALVKRSAPIDAELLAGDEDRVVQAAVDPDSVPAEGAAPGREAAARLRG
- a CDS encoding aminodeoxychorismate lyase, yielding MRVLAFLNGNLADPDEPHIRVEDLGLMRGDGVFETVLVADGKARELRPHLDRMARSASMLDLPEPDDAAWQRATQAVIDNWSGSREFALKLVYTRGTDPEGEPTAFALGIEIDPKVLRAREEGVAVVTLERGIDPGLAERAPWLLLGAKSLSYAVNMAAVREAARRGADDVIFTASDLNSVLEGPTSNVIVARGGTLYTPPAGIGILPGTTQAAVFRAAERAGWSTKIEMVRTPDLHSADGVFLASSVRKLTRVHTLDHQPLRDSSAIHAELAQAYEALYA